The following coding sequences are from one Chitinimonas sp. BJYL2 window:
- a CDS encoding RNA methyltransferase produces MRIADFHQSLADLGAKPCHIGRVSRAWLRGLPLDTGTKYRPTEDYLPLSVRTGLPALSAQIEGLARIASEHPAADGSSRLLVELADGQMVESVLLPRDGLCVSTQVGCAVGCVFCQTGKSGLLRQVGSAEIVAQVALARRLRAVKKVVFMGMGEPAHNLDNVLEAIDLLGREGNIGHKNLVFSTVGDPRVFERLPQQLVKPALALSLHSTRADLRQQLLPRAPRIDPEDLMEQGEAYARSTGYPIQYQWTLLRGINDTQEEMDGILRLFKGKFAVLNLIPYNSLESDEFQRPDGERIVYMTRYLHSRGVLTKVRNSAGQDIDGGCGQLRARAVQVVDASRLRRRGAKAGD; encoded by the coding sequence ATGCGTATTGCCGACTTTCATCAATCTCTCGCCGACCTTGGCGCCAAGCCCTGCCATATCGGCCGTGTCAGCCGCGCCTGGCTGCGCGGTTTGCCGCTGGATACGGGCACCAAGTACCGGCCGACCGAAGATTACCTGCCGCTGAGCGTACGGACGGGCTTGCCTGCGCTGTCAGCGCAGATCGAGGGGCTGGCACGCATTGCGTCCGAACACCCGGCGGCCGATGGCTCGTCGCGCCTTCTGGTGGAACTGGCCGATGGGCAGATGGTGGAAAGCGTGTTGCTGCCGCGTGATGGCTTGTGCGTATCGACCCAGGTCGGTTGCGCCGTGGGCTGCGTGTTCTGCCAGACCGGCAAGAGCGGCCTGCTGCGCCAGGTAGGCAGTGCCGAGATTGTGGCGCAGGTGGCGTTGGCGCGGCGCTTGCGGGCGGTGAAGAAAGTCGTGTTCATGGGCATGGGCGAGCCGGCCCATAACCTCGATAACGTGCTCGAAGCGATTGATCTGCTGGGCCGTGAGGGCAATATCGGCCACAAGAATCTGGTGTTCTCCACGGTGGGCGATCCGCGCGTGTTCGAGCGCTTGCCGCAGCAGCTGGTGAAACCGGCGCTGGCTTTGTCGCTGCACAGCACGCGCGCCGATTTACGCCAGCAGTTGCTGCCACGCGCACCGCGTATCGACCCGGAAGACTTGATGGAACAGGGTGAGGCCTATGCGCGCAGCACCGGCTACCCGATCCAGTATCAATGGACGCTGTTGCGTGGCATCAACGACACACAGGAAGAAATGGACGGCATCCTGCGCCTGTTCAAGGGCAAGTTCGCGGTGCTGAACCTGATCCCTTACAACAGTCTGGAGTCGGATGAATTCCAGCGGCCCGATGGTGAGCGCATTGTGTACATGACGCGTTACCTGCATAGCCGTGGCGTGCTGACCAAGGTGCGCAACTCGGCCGGGCAGGATATTGATGGCGGATGCGGGCAACTGCGGGCGCGGGCGGTGCAGGTGGTGGATGCGTCGCGCTTGCGGCGGCGTGGGGCCAAGGCAGGGGATTGA